From Plasmodium malariae genome assembly, chromosome: 8:
catttgaaaaaatactaCAATCATATAATGTGTACGATTaagcattaaaaataatggtaTCCAACAAACTCAGTTTAGGTTAAATAACTCACTCCattcgctttttttttttttttatcatcctGTTAGTATATATTGTGTATACGTACACGTGAATATTGTTATACGTGTGTGTACGTATGTttatgtacttatgtatgAAACATGGTGAactgaaattttttttgttttccacTTAAAACAGTACCCATTAACTAGTATACAGTATAATGTTttcgttaaaaaaaaaaaatttaaataattttcaaaattactttcttccttttttctttccataCAAttgtataacatatataaagaaaaatgaaaaaaggaaaaggatgaaaaaaaataaaatttgcaTACCGAGATCGaggatatatacatatgcttaACGTATACTTTGGTACATGTACGTGTTAACgctgtgaaaaaaaaaatatatataccagGGTGTTTATGGGCATTATATTGCTACAACTAAATAAgcatatctatatatatatatatatatatatatatatatatatatatatgtgtatgtatatgcctTCATTTTATGAGctataaaagtataataatatataggaataaaaatatatatcattttaccGAATATACACGTATGGCTCTTCAAATAGTgttatttcgtttttacAAAAcgacaaaaattatttattttttacaattgtGCTAAACGCTATTTTTCCCtctgcatttttttaaagtaccTTACGTAAAAaacgtacatataaatgtgcATATCAATTCtcaagtatgtatatacataatatgtatacgtaaatacatatatacatttgcgtataaatgtatatttattatatacagcTCATGTAGTGCTCTATTTTTTACGTTACATGTTAGGGCttgaagaaaaaacaaaaattgtGCGCATCagaatctttttttttttttcgtacaCTAACCTTACCAGcgtcatatatgtatgtattgcatatatgtatgtattgcatatatgtatgtattgcatatatgtatgtattgcatatatgtatgtattgcatatatgtatgtattgtatatatgtacgtatattttttatccattATAATACTACCACTTCTATATAAACCTATCTTCATGTACgaaaataaatgttattctacatatatataaaaataggaaaaacattttattgtgtatatatttacccAACCTTTtaggaatgaaaaaaaaaaaaaaaaggctatttttttttttacttacatATTTTAGTTTCTTCCTTATTGAATTAGTTATATCTAATTagatattttaatttcttttatttttgaacaAAATTGCATACTCaacataattaataaaaaaaatattctttcttttttttccttttttccttgctttttcttttttttttattatagtaataatgttaaataaTCATAAGCTAACGTATATAAAAGGGTTAACGTaaagagaaaatttttaaaaataataatatgatgcTATTCCTCCGTCCTACGACGCTATAAATACTTTTtgatacatgtatgtatacatatataaccTATACATGCGcacgtataaatatatatatatatatacacatatacatataacattttaatgaataaaatagcTGTTACATTTTTCCTTAAACAAGGAGAAGAAAAATTGTATtgtatgttattttattcttatctAATCGAAAAATTTCGTTAAACAATTTTGGGgttttatgtacattttaGGTACaattgaattttatttttttttatataaaacaaaagagGAAACAAAGTAGTAAACACCGTACAATtgctataaatatatatatatatatatacatacatatacatatatatacgtgtatatgtatatatgtatacaataagtatatatgtttatatatatatgtacatatataagtatacataCAAAGGTATACCCTTTATGtacagaaaattttttttttttacgaatttaaaaaaaaaataaatcattctagataacaattttatgtataatacaatatatatatatatatatatatatatatatatatatgcttatatacatacatgaatAAATACGAGtagatttatatatgaaccATATGAacgtatatgtaaaatactTGAGGTTTGTTTACGAGAAGCGCccttattttcaaaaattgcattaaacatatttagcataatttttatatcgCTGCTTTTAatgttaagaaaaattaaatacgtttaagtaaaaaaatatatattgtatgttaaaaataaaatacttttatggtacttatatatatgtattcatgtatatatttatatatgtatttatgtatatatttatgcaagtatttatatatgtatttatatatgtatttaaatatgtataatatatatatatatatttatatatatatatatatataatatgcatttatgtatgtatttatatatattttaaataaaagaaaataaaaaaggaaaaatttgttgaaaatttaaaaacaaaaaaataaaaaataaaaaaagattaaaagaGGACTTTACGACAATTtactcaattttttttttttttttttttttttgtttatatatctatatatatatatatatctatatatatatatatatatttatatatatatatacatattacttatcaaataaaaaagcataagCTTTTTAAGCCTTGAGCTTACATACTCTgtgaaaataatatcatGGAAAATCATAGCAATGTAAGTAGAGTATGAAAAAAcctttattaataaatacaatattcgtatttactttattttgtaaatactAACACTTAACAAAATGTAGATGTTATAGTATCACATGAAACAAGCCTATCCATTgatatgcatttttatatatatatgtatatatgtatatatatatatgtatatatgtatatatgtatatatatatatgtatatatgtatatatgtatatatatctatatgtatatatatgtatatgtatatatatgtatatatataaatatgtatatacaagtatttacaattttttaaaaattatatataactgttcattttttttttattttctttctcCTCAACACTTCACAGAGTCCAGCTAAGGGTTGTCGTGTGTACGTTGGAAATTTACCCTGGAAAGTTACTTGGCCTGTTTTAAAGGCACATATGAAAAAAGCAGGAGATGTCGTAAGGGTAGATATCTTTGAAGATATGATGGGCAGATCAAAAGTAATTTACAAGACCAGAGTATTTTATACCCATTgtgctttttattttgcatatcatttttttttcttgacATTTACACATGCTTGCATTTGTTTAACATGTATCAACTAAATATACTTGTGTCTTTCCCCTATGTACCTTTAATTAcgtttttatcttttttttttttctgttcatAGGGATGTGGAATTGTAGAATATGCCTCATATGAAGAAGCCCAAGAAGCCATCAACATTCTGAATGACTCGAAATTAGAAGGTACAAATGGCAGCTAGCCgtatgtacacacatatgtacatatacatatatatatatatatatatatatatatatatatatatatatatatatatatatataacgttacccttttataattatttgcgTATACTtgtgtatatgcatttatatatgtggtAGTTTGTGCGGTTGTTTGTGCAATTTGTTGTGCGATTTGTTGTGCGGTTGTTTGTGCGGTTGTTTGTGCGATTCGTTGTGCGATTCGTTGTGCGGGTTATGTGTGTGGTCGAGTGTATGATTGTGTATGTATGCCCCCATTATGTACGCATCATATGCactcatatttatttttgcatgGGGAAATGTGATAAACAGATCGTCTTATATTTGTAAGAGAGGACAGAGAAGAGAATTCAggtaattatgaaaaaagaagatataaCAATGTACGAAAAGATAAATTCTATGATACTAGAAGAAGAAGAGATTATGAATATAGAAGAGAATATAGAAGAGATGACTATAGACGTGATTCTAGAAGAGATGATTACAGAAGGGACTATAGGAGAGATGATTTTATGAGAGGAGAATTTAGAAGGTCGAGTAAAAGAAACTGTACACtaattgtttataatttGCCACCACAAAGCACATGGAAAGAGTTAAaagatttatttaaaaaacatggTAGAGTTGTTAGAGCTGACTTAAAAAACGAAGAGAGTTCATCCAAGGAAGTAACTGGAACCGTTATTATGGAAAGTGAATATGATGCTAAGAATGCTATCGATGCTTTAAACTTTTGCAATTTCGAtggatatattttaaaagttaattatgaaaataatgaataaagtTTCTTTGCCATTGTTAATTGTACATGTGCGTTTATGTGTTCGTATGCgtgttgtatatatttatatatttatatatatatatatatatatatatatatatatatatatatatatatatatatgtgtgtatgtgtgtacgtgggtatatatatgtgcatggctatatgcatatgtgccTGTATGTGTATAAGCCTATATGCCCATATAtccatatacatatatatatccgtatatatacatatttgtatgtatacatacttGTGTGTGACTTCTTACatgtattaattttcatatacctttttcattattttatgttgTGCAcccttttatttatgtaatgcATATCCCGTTTCACAGTCGCAGTTATTTACGTAACCacagttatatatatcttgcatatatatacatatatgtacgtgtgtaTGCACATATCTAGCTATTGTAAAAGtctatgttattatttaataagaattaaaaaaatatgaattttttatacgcagaaaaatatataagagtaagtatatatttttaattatccatgaaatttaatatttttgtatttgaaatattcaaaaaattttaaaattcattttaaaaaaaaagtagtaaaatatagtaccataaaatttaattatacgcacaaaaaatatgttggtttatttttaaaaaaaaatagtaaaatataataatataaaatctAATTATAACAACGAAAAGTATGTCTGTATCAATCGGAGGAGCAGGAAAAggtaataaaaagataattttttaagaacTCTAcgttaacaaaaaaaaaaaaaaaaaaaaaaaaaaaataccctgaatattttttaaaaaagatgatGAACGATcatgtatctttttttacttgCCCAAATATGTAAAGCTGGATGTTTTCAGGCAGACCAGCTTCTGTACTACGACGTACATGTAACAAGTACTCGTGGGCATATGAATTGCAATGGCAATtgcatatgtacacaaaATGTGcgcatttattttatgtaacgCTAAGAAGATAATTTgtttgaataatttaaatccGTTTTACCAGGATTTGAACACAGAGAGCATACTTTTCTCGTTAAAAACAGAATTAGGATTACTGTGTGCACAGAAAGCTTtgtaattaaattatgaCGACAAAATGTGCTAATGCAGAataaacaacaaaaaaaaaataaaataaaataaaataacttcatgaatatatatatgtatgtatatataattgttgcGTATACGAAAGTACCTCCTAAGAAGGCATATCAACGTTTCATTGCATCAGCTACTTTAAAtgcttttcttttcatttgaGGTGTATACTtgataattttgaaaatagcACTCCAAGTTGAGCATTCGTTTTaaagcataaatatatatatatatatgtacacatacacatacatatatatgtacacatacacatacatatatatgtacacatacacatacatatgagaaatatatttttaacataacgACCATACAATTATGTGGAAGCGTGGAAGAATAATTATGCAGCGTTAAAAGAGAGCTCTATTTGCCTCTTTTTCACTTTAACTTCTCTTCTTtgattactttttttacaaaGTTAACGTAAccacataataataaatgaaatttgtatattataactGTAACATAACAGCTGGATGTCGTGccataataaattataatcgtcataataggaaaataaaaactttaacatatatagatcgaaaaaaaaaaaaaattattattacgtGCTACACGTGTTATACACACAACGTCTATGTTCCGTAACGCGTagaaataagtaaatataaatacatgccTCCACAATCATAAacaaacatatatgcatatttatttctatacATAAAACACCTCTTCCTTAGTAGCTACGAAACGCCGTGTATTACTGGGCAAGAAAAAGGTGTATGTAACTAGGCCACTTGAGTAACTTAACTATATGTTGTTCCATTTTGCTATAATATTGCCACAGTTATTTGGGTGAGTTTCCCCCCTTATATTGTACATATACTAACACATAACACAATACATAATAACATACCatatcatattattactctgcattattattactgtccACACTCTTTCATTTTGGGTCTAAGGAATTTACGCTTAATTCTGTAACTACACACCccttcattatttatatgacaTCCATTTCtttgtacttttttatatttttttaaaatgcacACATATGTAAAGTTTAACActcacacatatatatataaatgtatattatgcGTATATGCAAAATTACGAAGAAAgagataatttattttcacatatatatattaaatactCGTTTATAGGAAAACAAACCgattcctcttttttttttttttttttttttttttttttccatataattttatctattacattcttttttatatgacaTTGTTCATATCCAATGTACAACTTATACCTCTTAATCAATAATCGtctaaattataaaaatatgaatgcACAAAAGATTACTTATACAGTTATACATCATTAAtgcaacaacaaaaaaaaaataataaataataataaatataaaataaatataaaataaagcagaAAATGGTATATTGTAAAATGCAGGTAGCACATTGTAAATGGCAAACGCAATATGCCAAATGTGCAGGTGTGAAAAAACGTAAAATTGGATACATATATTGTAGGGGTACaacaatatatacaaatgtttACCTACACAAATGAACGGATGGACGAATGGACAAATGGACAAATGGACGAACGGATAAATGGACGAACGGACAAATGGACGAACGGGCAAATGGACGAATGGACAATTGGACGAACGGACAAATggacatattatataaataaaatgtcaACAAAAGCATCAGTATGgatgtattaatttttaagtaaatacAACTTAATTTGGAGAAATTTGAAGTTTACaggttttttgttttttttgtgaacGAATTACAAGAATCGTTCGACTCTTTTTTGAGATTTTcctcttttccttttttccccttctttttttcatattcactttattccttttttacatTACTCTCATTTAActcaattttcttttttacttcttttttgcttcttttttgcttcttttttgcttcttttttgcttcatttattattcattattcattattttttatttttttattttttttcttttttatttttcctttttccgtttttctttttttttcctttttcctattttctttttttttcttctttttttttttcttgtatttttccttttttcctttctccCTTTGGAGTGTGTGCCATAAAGAGAAAACCAGAAcgaaaacgaaaaataataaatatacaaaatgcaaaataagaaagaaaaaatataaaattaaatacaaaaaataaatacaaaaattaaatacaaaaaataaatacaaaaaataaatacaaaaaataaatacaaaaaataaatacaaaagataaatacaaaagataaatacaaaaaataaatacacaaaataaatacaaaaaataaatacaaaagataaatacaaaagataaatacaaaaaataaatacacaaaataaatacaaaaaataaatacacaaaataaatacacaaaataaatacacaaaataaatacacaaaattaaaaacgcACATTAAAATACACATTTAAACACACATTCAAACGCACAGtaaaacaaacaaaacacccgaaatttataattttttaaagcatcctaattttttaagtacattatatttttttcgtggtgtgttttatttaaaagaaaaatctgttatatgaaatatatataaataccactcattcatatttatggggtaactttatttttttttgcgttctttttttttatttttttaatttacatatctgtacacatatataaacgtaaatgtatatatatgtatacacatgaACGGGTATATACttaaacatatgtacacatgaaTGTGAATGTacgtaaatgtatatatatacatatgtgtatgtgtatgcataCTTAAGTGTACCTAAggatgtgtatgtatatgtattgttggcttttttaaatttatgtttaatcattttttttttagaagcATTCTATTATACACTATACGTAATACACTATACGTAATACACTATACGTAATACACTATACGTAATACACTATACGTAATACACTATACGTAATACACTATACGTAATACGCTATACGTAATACACTATACGTAATAcgatatacatgtatatatcatatgcgcccatatatatacccatacatacaatatacatatatgtacgtgcTTATAGCTAccccttttcttttttttttttgtcctaatttattaaaaaataacgaAGTTACACAtcaatgaagaaaaaaaatcgtGTAAATCATAGCAGCAGagaatgtataaataaagcAGATAAACAAAACTTTATTGAGCAGGAAGAAAATGCAGAGGACAATAAAATACCTGACCCTGATTTTAACTCTAGCATGgtctatttaaatatatatgatttggATGCCGTTTCAAAAGTTGTTAATACTGTAGCTAGATCAGTAGGAGCAGGTGATATAACATGAAAAGCATCTATACATACGGACTTATCGTATATATGTGCTTACGTGTTGTTCTTTTAACATCCTCCTTTTGGACCTTTTTTCTGTCCTTTTCAGAAATATTCTactatttttctaattctcTTCTAACAATTTTTTAGCGCTTTTCTAACTACTTTGTAACgattttataacatttccttaataattttataactgCTTTCTAACACTTTTCCAACtgataccttttttttttttttttttttttttttttgttaggTGCCTTTCATGCTGGTGTAGAGGTATACGGATATGAATACTCTTTTGGGTATGTAGTAGGTTAAAAGGaaagaagataaaaagaTTTTCAAAATGTACAAGTTTTGAATAATGTTGTAATACCACAGAGTTATAATACAACAACGCTAAgatgttttttcttttttttttttttcctgaatAAAAAGTGCTTAAGgagaaaattatttcttgTTCATTTACACTGTTGTTATAATTGCTACACCCACATAAGacacataatttttattcccTCCTATAGAAACTGTATGAGCaaccttttctttttctttttttttttcgacaGATGGTGAAACTGGCGTAACAAAAACAAGCGCTCGCTATCATCCTTATCATGTATACCGTGAAAGTATTCCTatggtaatttttttttttttttttttttttttttgcactgTCAAAATTGATTATACATTGAAAAGTGCATTTGTGTATAGGTGCACGGATGGAagcatatgcatatgtacacacacaaacatacatatatatatatatatatatatatatttttatatgtttgtatgtatacataaccaatgtataatttttttttgtagggGTAAAGATATTTTGAATAGGCGCTTCCAAACACATTCAACAGATGATATTCTCGTGTTACATACTCTTCCTTTCTATTtcttacttattttttatgaattttcttttcttttctatttactttttttttttttttttttttttgattaagTAAAACTCCATTAACAAAGGAAGAAGTAGATCTACTGGTGGAAGTAATGAAACTGCAATGGATAGGAGATACCTATGATATATTATCCAGGTAAAGGCGCATAAGAAAAAAACTATTGTAAGAAATTTAAGCATATGGggaattttaattaaaaataaaaagaaataattaaataaataaataaaccgCACACCAGAGTTAAATGTACAAATGTATGTActcatatgtacacatacgCATACATATGCACCTTTTCCTATTCTTAGAAATTGTTTAAATTATGCCGACTATTTCTGTAATTTGTTGGGTTAGCATACTAAAAACATCAATCCATATATTGCACACATTTTTATggaattatttaatgtacAGATGAAACATGTTCATTTTGTGTTTTTCTCATTTGTTCACCTTTTGCCCATTTGTACATTCCTTATTTATTCCttatttattcctttatttattccttatttattcatttattttttccttatttattcatttattttttcctttattttttcctttttttttaattgcaaAATGTCTCTTCAGACGTCGGCAGCATACCCGACTGGGTAATGagtttacaaaaaaaagtcaCGTGGGTAAAGTCAAACTTAAATGTAGCAACTACCAAATTGAAGGTTTGGAACGAAAAGGAGCAAAGAAGTAGCATTCGAGTGTagatatgtgtatgtatgtcgatatgcatatgtgcgcggacatgtatatttgtgcacgtatacgtatatgtatacgtatatgtatacgtatatgtacatgtacatgtatatatatatatatatatatatatatatatatatatatatgtaacatataatgtataacttttttcttttcaaaaaGGAACTGAACAAGGCAGCTGGAATACCGActgttataaattatataaagaaaaagtacAATGAAAACAGTGATGATTACGAAGGGTAAAGAAATTCGTAATTCCTTTTTCTgccttttattattat
This genomic window contains:
- the GBP2 gene encoding single-strand telomeric DNA-binding protein GBP2, putative, which produces MENHSNSPAKGCRVYVGNLPWKVTWPVLKAHMKKAGDVVRVDIFEDMMGRSKGCGIVEYASYEEAQEAINILNDSKLEDRLIFVREDREENSGNYEKRRYNNVRKDKFYDTRRRRDYEYRREYRRDDYRRDSRRDDYRRDYRRDDFMRGEFRRSSKRNCTLIVYNLPPQSTWKELKDLFKKHGRVVRADLKNEESSSKEVTGTVIMESEYDAKNAIDALNFCNFDGYILKVNYENNE
- the PmUG01_08022700 gene encoding PPPDE peptidase, putative → MKKKNRVNHSSRECINKADKQNFIEQEENAEDNKIPDPDFNSSMVYLNIYDLDAVSKVVNTVARSVGAGAFHAGVEVYGYEYSFGYVVDGETGVTKTSARYHPYHVYRESIPMEEVDLLVEVMKLQWIGDTYDILSRNCLNYADYFCNLLDVGSIPDWVMSLQKKVTWVKSNLNVATTKLKELNKAAGIPTVINYIKKKYNENSDDYEGFKVTVKS